A window from Nitrosopumilus adriaticus encodes these proteins:
- a CDS encoding ribonuclease P protein component 1 encodes MITADNITSHEFIGLNTEIVKSTNPQVIGLNGRIINETKSMFTINTINGDKSMAKSTNSWKFSINNNDIVVDGSKITKRPFDRLGAKA; translated from the coding sequence ATGATAACTGCAGATAATATTACATCACATGAATTCATAGGATTGAACACAGAGATTGTAAAATCTACCAATCCTCAAGTAATAGGATTAAATGGAAGAATCATTAATGAAACAAAATCAATGTTCACAATAAACACAATAAATGGCGATAAATCAATGGCAAAATCAACAAACAGTTGGAAATTTTCAATAAACAATAACGACATAGTAGTTGACGGTTCAAAAATTACTAAAAGACCTTTTGACAGATTAGGAGCTAAAGCATGA
- a CDS encoding cytochrome c biogenesis CcdA family protein: MAEITLAVAALAGLGSFVAPCILPMIPAFLAYISGTTLTELNQKGNSKTISVNRTNIVLNSIFFVLGFSAVFSILGVIINSVLGTTAGEFVDILNQVGGIIIVGFGIFLLLSIKINKLNMEKKFFPKMNKASYPMSFVFGLAFAVGWTPCVGPILGTILTLAATTPSVAFNLLLVYSLGLGIPFILIGVFYSRANRIIRSMSKHLKYYNMILGGFIIILGVLVFTNQLAYIANFPLLNELIFLG; the protein is encoded by the coding sequence ATGGCTGAAATTACACTTGCAGTAGCCGCACTAGCAGGATTAGGATCATTTGTAGCACCATGCATTTTACCTATGATACCAGCATTTCTAGCATACATTTCTGGAACCACGCTTACGGAATTGAATCAAAAAGGTAATTCCAAAACAATTTCCGTAAACAGAACAAACATTGTATTGAATTCCATATTTTTTGTTTTAGGATTTTCAGCAGTGTTTTCAATATTGGGAGTAATAATTAACAGCGTTCTTGGAACTACCGCAGGAGAATTTGTAGATATACTAAATCAAGTTGGAGGAATTATTATTGTAGGTTTTGGGATTTTCTTACTGCTGTCTATAAAGATAAACAAACTAAACATGGAAAAAAAGTTCTTCCCGAAAATGAATAAAGCGAGTTATCCAATGTCATTTGTTTTTGGACTTGCGTTTGCAGTAGGATGGACGCCATGTGTTGGGCCAATATTGGGAACAATTCTCACACTAGCAGCAACTACACCATCTGTTGCATTTAATTTACTACTAGTCTACTCACTTGGTTTAGGGATTCCATTCATTTTGATTGGAGTGTTTTATTCCCGGGCAAATAGAATTATCCGCTCAATGAGCAAACATCTGAAATATTACAACATGATCCTAGGCGGATTTATTATAATTTTAGGAGTTCTGGTATTCACAAATCAATTGGCATATATTGCAAATTTTCCACTTCTCAACGAGTTAATCTTTTTAGGGTGA
- a CDS encoding 50S ribosomal protein L3, with protein MGARKNHQPRRGSLAYSPRVRAKSMEARIRAWPKLNSEEPKILAHCGFKAGCVQIVSIDDREKVPNAGKQLVSLGTVLVTPPVLILGIRGYSKDHDGMHAEFDVYAEDIPKYISKEITLKNKEGALENAEKSIKKIKEIFAIVAVSPRAAGLEQKKPYIFEASVSGGDIQKQFAHVKELLGKEIKIDQIFETGASVDVAAITKGKGWQGVIQRWGVKKKQHKSRKTVREVGSLGPISPQSVMYTVPRAGQMGFHQRVEYDKRIMIMGNADDKQIKINPDGGFKHFGLVKGDFIILKGSVPGTYRRLIKLRSQIRNVPAKINKPNILEVVI; from the coding sequence ATGGGAGCTAGAAAAAACCATCAACCACGTAGAGGAAGTCTTGCATATTCACCTAGAGTGCGTGCAAAAAGTATGGAGGCACGTATTAGAGCATGGCCAAAATTAAATTCTGAAGAGCCAAAAATTTTAGCCCACTGCGGATTCAAAGCTGGATGTGTTCAGATAGTAAGTATTGATGATAGAGAAAAAGTTCCAAATGCAGGAAAACAGCTCGTTAGTCTTGGAACAGTCCTAGTTACACCACCAGTATTGATTTTAGGCATTAGAGGATATTCAAAAGATCATGACGGTATGCATGCAGAGTTTGATGTCTATGCAGAAGATATTCCAAAATACATTTCAAAAGAAATTACACTAAAAAACAAAGAAGGTGCATTGGAAAATGCAGAGAAATCAATTAAAAAAATAAAAGAAATTTTTGCAATAGTTGCAGTATCACCCAGAGCAGCAGGACTAGAACAGAAAAAACCTTACATTTTTGAAGCTTCAGTAAGTGGAGGAGACATACAAAAGCAGTTTGCTCATGTAAAAGAATTACTTGGAAAAGAAATTAAGATTGATCAAATTTTTGAAACGGGAGCAAGTGTAGATGTTGCTGCAATTACTAAAGGTAAAGGATGGCAAGGTGTAATTCAAAGATGGGGAGTAAAAAAGAAACAACACAAGTCAAGAAAGACAGTCAGAGAAGTTGGTTCTCTTGGTCCAATATCACCACAAAGTGTCATGTATACAGTTCCAAGAGCAGGACAAATGGGATTTCATCAAAGGGTAGAATATGATAAACGAATAATGATTATGGGTAATGCGGATGATAAACAAATTAAAATCAATCCAGACGGAGGGTTCAAACACTTTGGACTTGTTAAAGGTGATTTCATCATTCTAAAAGGATCAGTCCCAGGAACATATAGAAGATTAATCAAACTAAGAAGTCAAATTAGAAATGTACCAGCTAAAATCAATAAGCCAAACATTTTGGAGGTAGTAATCTAA
- a CDS encoding 30S ribosomal protein S19 yields MVKEFLYRGIPKEELDSMSLEKLFLLFNSRQRRSLTRGITDGKRKLIEEIKAAKAGKVKNPIKTHVRDLIVLPYMVGVTVNVFSGKEFRPVNITTEMIGHYLGEYVITNKRVSHGAPGVGASRSSLYVPLK; encoded by the coding sequence TTGGTTAAAGAATTTCTATACAGAGGCATTCCAAAAGAGGAGCTTGACAGTATGTCCTTAGAAAAATTATTCTTATTATTCAATTCCAGACAAAGAAGATCACTTACAAGAGGAATTACCGATGGAAAGAGAAAATTGATTGAAGAAATAAAAGCTGCAAAAGCAGGCAAAGTAAAAAATCCTATCAAAACTCATGTTAGAGATTTGATTGTTTTACCATACATGGTAGGAGTTACAGTAAACGTATTTTCAGGAAAAGAGTTCCGTCCAGTAAACATCACAACAGAAATGATCGGGCATTACTTAGGAGAATACGTAATAACAAACAAGAGAGTTTCACACGGTGCCCCAGGTGTAGGTGCATCAAGATCCAGTCTCTACGTACCACTAAAGTGA
- a CDS encoding DUF371 domain-containing protein, producing MKFEILFSGHENIRSNHQKTIEITKESHLTPQGDCIIGVNASSSCADLPLELKNQLKNPESKIKFSIRVADKEFVLEGKGHPELILSHTEDIVIRKSDFICPRTLAIKCDKASDLLPRDMVTLLQDPKTKGIFTISVG from the coding sequence GTGAAATTTGAAATTTTATTTTCAGGACACGAAAATATTAGATCAAATCATCAAAAAACAATTGAGATTACAAAGGAATCTCATTTAACTCCACAAGGTGACTGTATTATTGGCGTTAATGCAAGTTCTAGCTGTGCCGATTTGCCTTTGGAATTAAAAAACCAATTAAAAAATCCTGAATCAAAAATTAAATTTTCTATTCGTGTTGCAGATAAAGAATTTGTTTTAGAGGGAAAAGGCCATCCTGAATTGATACTTTCTCATACTGAAGATATTGTAATTCGAAAAAGTGATTTTATTTGTCCGAGAACATTGGCAATTAAATGTGATAAGGCATCTGATCTGTTGCCTAGAGACATGGTTACATTACTACAAGATCCAAAAACAAAAGGTATCTTTACTATTAGTGTTGGGTAA
- the rplD gene encoding 50S ribosomal protein L4: MKTAVHTTTGTKDGEVELPLVFSTPFRRELIHKAFTNLTSHKFQPQGRHPSAGQDVVADSNDPPTGQGVSRVARSTGGGGGRQGQGAEVASTRGGRQAHPPIVGKVIYKKLNKKENKLALCSAIAATASKELVGQRGHKIEGIESFPIIVSDEIESISKTNEMTKILDALKLTQDVERLESRKPRSGQSRLRGRSKKVGKSVLFVTKDDSNIKKAIGALPGVEAKSVKDLSVLDLAPGSDPIRLTVYSKSAIEEIGKIKSTHLEVMVKTQ; this comes from the coding sequence ATGAAAACAGCAGTACATACTACAACTGGAACAAAAGATGGTGAAGTAGAACTACCCTTAGTATTTTCAACTCCATTTAGACGAGAATTAATTCACAAGGCTTTCACTAATTTAACATCCCACAAATTCCAACCACAAGGAAGACATCCATCTGCAGGTCAAGATGTTGTTGCAGATTCAAATGATCCTCCAACAGGTCAGGGTGTTTCCAGAGTTGCTAGAAGTACAGGTGGAGGCGGCGGAAGACAAGGTCAGGGTGCAGAAGTAGCATCTACCAGAGGTGGAAGACAAGCACATCCACCAATCGTAGGCAAAGTAATTTACAAAAAATTAAACAAAAAAGAAAATAAATTGGCATTGTGTTCTGCAATTGCTGCAACAGCATCAAAAGAACTTGTAGGTCAAAGAGGCCATAAAATTGAAGGCATAGAATCATTCCCAATTATCGTATCAGATGAAATTGAATCAATTTCAAAAACAAACGAAATGACAAAAATCCTAGATGCTCTAAAACTTACACAGGATGTAGAAAGATTAGAGTCTAGAAAACCACGTTCTGGACAATCAAGACTTAGAGGGAGAAGTAAAAAAGTTGGAAAAAGTGTTTTGTTTGTTACAAAAGACGATTCAAATATCAAAAAAGCAATTGGTGCATTACCAGGAGTAGAAGCAAAAAGTGTCAAAGATTTGAGTGTGCTTGATTTAGCACCAGGTTCTGATCCAATTAGATTAACAGTATATTCTAAATCAGCAATTGAAGAAATTGGAAAAATAAAATCAACACATCTAGAAGTTATGGTGAAAACACAATGA
- a CDS encoding putative RNA uridine N3 methyltransferase, translating to MKLSVAIPESALSDESLKIDKTRKISVLARACAIFKIDTIFVYQEGNNRNDGSLMVMILKYLETPQFLRRRLFPKMNDLKFAGVLQPLKIPSHITPVNSKKIIPGDVREGIVISVKGKRFVDVGINQLIPFFGKTSIGKRVTVQFKEGYPKLSVKEIDKAEIQSYWGYSVKERANLFSILAEWKGNIIITSRKGKTATKEQIAKYVKSDQPTLVVFGSPEKGVHEILGGKMKNVQNAKSLNFFPNQATETVRLEEALLGTLAIINAQSTS from the coding sequence ATGAAATTATCCGTTGCCATTCCAGAATCTGCATTATCTGACGAATCACTGAAAATAGATAAAACAAGAAAAATTTCAGTTCTTGCAAGAGCATGTGCAATTTTTAAGATTGACACAATATTCGTTTACCAAGAAGGGAACAACAGGAATGACGGGAGCTTGATGGTAATGATTTTAAAATATTTAGAGACACCTCAATTTTTGAGAAGAAGGTTATTTCCAAAGATGAATGATCTGAAATTTGCAGGAGTTTTACAGCCACTCAAAATTCCAAGTCACATCACTCCAGTTAATTCTAAGAAAATAATTCCAGGAGATGTAAGAGAAGGAATTGTAATTAGTGTCAAAGGTAAACGGTTTGTCGATGTAGGGATCAACCAATTAATTCCATTTTTTGGAAAGACATCCATAGGTAAAAGAGTAACAGTACAATTCAAAGAAGGATATCCAAAATTATCTGTAAAAGAAATTGATAAAGCAGAAATTCAGTCCTATTGGGGATATTCGGTAAAAGAGAGAGCAAATTTATTTTCGATATTGGCAGAATGGAAAGGCAACATCATCATAACATCAAGAAAAGGCAAAACTGCCACTAAAGAACAGATTGCAAAATATGTAAAATCAGATCAGCCAACACTCGTAGTTTTTGGATCTCCTGAGAAAGGAGTTCACGAAATACTTGGCGGTAAAATGAAAAACGTTCAAAATGCAAAATCATTGAACTTTTTTCCAAATCAAGCAACAGAAACTGTACGTCTAGAGGAGGCTTTACTTGGGACATTAGCAATAATTAATGCTCAAAGCACTTCATGA
- a CDS encoding 30S ribosomal protein S3 translates to MSAVKNVIKDNYNMMLLKDYLREAIKDAGFSHAEISKTPVGTRVALHVTRPGIVIGRKGSGIRALTDKLASDFGLKNPQISVVEIEKPELAPSVMCNRMAAHLERGTAFRRATMWTLKQIMENGAMGVQITISGKLRGDRSAFEKHTAGILPRAGHHAEVIVAEDIAHVKTAMGLIGIRIRIANKAKLVPEFEMKTEKAMNTKQIKDKGTGKMRDETAAETKARTESEQIALEEEKMKELETLEEEEAQLK, encoded by the coding sequence ATGTCAGCAGTCAAAAATGTAATTAAAGACAACTACAACATGATGCTTCTCAAAGATTATCTTAGAGAAGCAATTAAAGATGCAGGATTCTCACATGCAGAAATCTCAAAAACACCAGTTGGTACAAGGGTTGCACTACATGTAACTAGACCAGGAATTGTTATTGGAAGAAAAGGTTCTGGAATCAGAGCACTTACAGACAAACTTGCATCAGATTTCGGATTAAAAAATCCACAAATTTCAGTAGTGGAAATTGAAAAACCAGAATTAGCTCCAAGTGTAATGTGTAATAGAATGGCAGCACATCTTGAAAGAGGAACAGCATTTAGAAGAGCAACAATGTGGACATTAAAACAAATAATGGAAAATGGTGCAATGGGTGTCCAAATAACCATTTCAGGAAAACTTAGAGGTGACCGTTCTGCTTTTGAAAAACATACAGCAGGAATATTACCAAGAGCAGGCCATCACGCAGAAGTCATCGTTGCAGAAGACATTGCTCACGTAAAAACAGCCATGGGGTTAATTGGTATTAGAATAAGAATTGCAAATAAAGCTAAACTCGTTCCAGAATTTGAAATGAAAACCGAAAAAGCTATGAATACAAAACAAATCAAAGACAAGGGTACTGGAAAAATGCGAGACGAGACTGCAGCTGAAACAAAAGCTAGAACAGAATCAGAACAAATTGCACTTGAAGAAGAAAAAATGAAAGAACTTGAAACATTAGAAGAAGAGGAGGCACAATTGAAATGA
- a CDS encoding 50S ribosomal protein L23: protein MNVDQASKIILKPYITEKTFAMVENESKICFIVERSASKPEIAEAVKALYNQNVTNVNTARTIYGKKAFVQFENTEKARDLATKIGML, encoded by the coding sequence ATGAATGTAGATCAAGCAAGTAAAATCATCTTAAAACCATACATTACGGAAAAAACATTTGCCATGGTAGAAAATGAAAGTAAAATTTGTTTTATCGTAGAAAGATCTGCAAGTAAACCAGAAATTGCCGAGGCTGTAAAAGCTCTTTACAATCAAAACGTCACAAATGTCAACACTGCAAGAACAATTTATGGCAAAAAAGCATTTGTTCAATTTGAAAATACTGAAAAAGCCAGAGATTTGGCAACAAAGATAGGAATGCTATAA
- a CDS encoding redoxin family protein: MKSEIKTALILGIVIVIGLGITSTALSTLDQESKTITIQDTSSKTGIDKSGFKTAPDLVGIAYYLNTTPEELKEQIKDKVVLYDIWTYSCINCVRTLPYITAWDDKYEEQGLLIIGIHSPEFEFEKNPDNVKMAIDKHGIDYPVVMDNEMETWKAFENRYWPRKYIADHEGYIRYDHIGEGRYQETEKIIQQLVEERATSLGIQMSAEKSLVDIEEFEHTVFRTPELYFGYHFAQNRNQLGSSEGFQPGKIVKYSEPSKIDLHKFYPIGDWENFEDSMELVSENGSIKLLYNAKEVNIVTENNAELEIFLDGKPLPIEYAGKDITYDNILTVSEAGLYNVINSEDSASHTLEIKVKGKGFQIFTFTFG; the protein is encoded by the coding sequence ATGAAATCTGAAATTAAAACTGCGTTGATTCTAGGAATTGTGATTGTAATAGGCCTGGGAATTACTAGTACTGCCCTATCTACTCTTGATCAAGAATCAAAGACAATTACCATTCAAGATACAAGCTCAAAGACAGGAATTGACAAATCAGGATTTAAAACTGCACCAGATTTAGTTGGAATTGCATATTATCTCAATACTACACCTGAAGAGCTAAAGGAGCAAATCAAAGACAAAGTTGTACTATATGATATTTGGACATACAGTTGCATTAATTGCGTAAGAACGCTCCCATACATTACAGCATGGGATGACAAATACGAAGAACAAGGATTGTTAATCATTGGAATTCATTCACCTGAATTTGAATTTGAGAAAAATCCAGATAATGTTAAAATGGCAATCGACAAACACGGTATAGATTATCCAGTTGTCATGGATAATGAAATGGAAACATGGAAAGCATTTGAGAACAGATACTGGCCAAGAAAATACATTGCAGATCATGAAGGGTATATCAGATATGATCATATTGGTGAAGGCAGATATCAGGAAACTGAAAAAATTATTCAGCAACTAGTAGAAGAAAGAGCAACGTCACTTGGAATTCAAATGTCTGCAGAGAAATCCCTGGTAGACATAGAAGAATTTGAACATACAGTTTTTAGAACTCCTGAGTTATACTTTGGATATCATTTTGCTCAAAATAGAAACCAGCTGGGAAGCAGTGAAGGTTTTCAACCCGGAAAAATTGTAAAGTATTCAGAACCTAGCAAAATTGATTTGCACAAGTTTTACCCTATAGGGGATTGGGAAAACTTTGAAGACAGTATGGAGCTAGTATCAGAAAACGGCTCAATCAAACTATTATACAATGCAAAAGAGGTAAACATCGTTACAGAAAACAATGCAGAATTAGAAATATTTCTCGATGGGAAACCACTTCCTATCGAATATGCTGGAAAAGACATTACTTATGATAACATATTGACAGTTTCAGAGGCTGGATTATACAACGTCATCAACAGTGAAGACAGTGCTTCACATACCCTTGAAATCAAAGTAAAGGGCAAAGGATTTCAGATATTTACATTCACATTCGGATAG
- a CDS encoding Snf7 family protein: protein MISNSWNKAEGESISQKVMGRVKPDEPLKNKIDFAQKKLQFQISKLESINEKLQKKHDIIFEKIVNAQRNNKPSYAQAYAGELTQVRKMKNMVSGAKLSMEQVKLRLDTVSELGDVVVTLSPCMSIIKGLSPSLSGIMPEANASMQDLSEILGDVMSGSSVNMGDTMSAGVETNADTLAILEEAHNVIAGQTKSSIPDVPDSLKKQIVEKKTDIFI, encoded by the coding sequence TTGATCAGTAATTCTTGGAATAAAGCAGAAGGAGAAAGTATCTCTCAAAAAGTTATGGGAAGGGTAAAGCCCGATGAACCACTAAAGAACAAAATCGACTTTGCCCAGAAGAAATTACAATTTCAAATATCAAAATTAGAATCAATTAATGAAAAATTACAGAAAAAACACGATATTATCTTTGAAAAGATTGTAAACGCACAGAGAAACAACAAGCCAAGTTATGCTCAGGCATATGCAGGCGAATTGACTCAGGTAAGAAAAATGAAAAACATGGTTAGTGGTGCAAAACTATCGATGGAGCAAGTAAAGCTTAGACTCGATACTGTTTCAGAATTAGGAGATGTGGTAGTTACTCTTAGTCCATGTATGTCAATTATCAAGGGACTGAGTCCATCACTTAGCGGAATTATGCCTGAAGCAAATGCATCAATGCAAGATTTGTCAGAAATTCTAGGCGATGTAATGTCAGGATCTTCTGTGAATATGGGAGATACAATGAGTGCAGGTGTTGAAACAAATGCAGACACATTAGCAATTCTAGAGGAAGCTCACAATGTAATTGCAGGTCAGACAAAATCATCCATTCCAGATGTTCCAGACAGTCTCAAAAAACAAATTGTTGAGAAAAAGACAGACATTTTCATTTAA
- the rpmC gene encoding 50S ribosomal protein L29 produces the protein MTRISMKTIKQLNEKDLKSKIQETRSELAKLRVDASKGTLRKESGKLKPLRHDIARMLTRINEMKREK, from the coding sequence ATGACCAGAATCAGCATGAAAACAATAAAGCAATTAAATGAAAAAGATCTTAAGAGTAAAATTCAAGAGACACGTAGTGAACTTGCAAAACTTAGAGTAGATGCCTCTAAAGGCACACTAAGAAAAGAGAGTGGCAAATTAAAACCACTACGTCACGACATTGCACGAATGCTAACCAGAATAAACGAGATGAAAAGAGAAAAATGA
- the psmA gene encoding archaeal proteasome endopeptidase complex subunit alpha, with translation MLPAQQGYDRAITVFSPDGRLYQVEYAIETVRRGTIAVGVKCKDGIIIAVEEKPRKLQISKTAQKIFQIDDHVGVAAAGYIPDARSQVDNARFFSQSNKMIYDESVEVETIAKHLADQCQQYTQYAGVRPYGVALILGGVVNNTPQLYLTDPSGTYISYDAIAIGSGSDQVTDFLEKTYKDDLSLDDAATLAAAGIYLSSEDKESTSHIRMAHIKTETGLYELVSDEQIANYAKTAKEKYPHDQK, from the coding sequence ATGCTTCCTGCACAACAAGGTTACGATAGAGCAATCACAGTATTTTCCCCAGATGGCAGATTATACCAAGTCGAATATGCCATAGAAACAGTACGAAGAGGAACAATTGCTGTTGGTGTGAAATGTAAAGATGGAATTATTATTGCAGTTGAAGAAAAACCAAGAAAATTACAAATTTCAAAAACAGCTCAAAAGATTTTTCAAATAGATGATCATGTAGGTGTTGCAGCGGCAGGATATATTCCAGATGCAAGAAGTCAAGTAGACAATGCACGATTCTTTTCTCAAAGTAACAAAATGATTTATGATGAATCAGTAGAGGTTGAAACTATTGCAAAACATTTAGCTGACCAATGTCAACAATATACCCAATATGCAGGAGTGAGACCTTATGGTGTTGCATTAATTCTAGGCGGAGTTGTAAATAACACCCCACAGTTGTATCTAACCGATCCTAGTGGAACTTACATTTCCTATGATGCAATTGCAATTGGTTCAGGCTCTGATCAAGTTACAGACTTTTTAGAAAAAACATACAAAGATGATCTTTCATTAGACGATGCTGCCACATTAGCTGCTGCTGGAATTTATCTATCAAGTGAGGATAAAGAAAGTACAAGTCACATCAGAATGGCACATATAAAAACAGAGACTGGTTTATACGAATTAGTTTCAGACGAGCAGATTGCAAATTATGCAAAAACTGCTAAAGAGAAATATCCACACGACCAAAAGTAA
- a CDS encoding 30S ribosomal protein S17: protein MTRDIGLKVKEPKEQCTDKHCPFHGNLSIRGKLFDGKVTGSKAKQTITLQKDAPIYFSKFKRYARGTSTIHAHVPECIDVETGNHVLTAECRPISKSVSYVVVEVKA, encoded by the coding sequence ATGACACGAGATATCGGATTAAAAGTAAAAGAACCAAAAGAGCAATGTACAGACAAACATTGTCCATTCCACGGAAATTTATCAATTAGAGGAAAACTCTTTGATGGAAAAGTTACTGGAAGTAAAGCTAAACAAACTATCACATTACAAAAAGATGCACCAATTTACTTTAGCAAGTTCAAGAGATATGCAAGAGGAACAAGTACAATTCACGCACACGTTCCAGAATGTATCGATGTTGAAACAGGAAATCATGTTTTGACTGCAGAGTGCAGACCAATATCAAAGTCTGTATCATATGTTGTTGTGGAGGTTAAAGCATAA
- a CDS encoding 50S ribosomal protein L22: MGRFNYAFQNYDATKHVRSSLREKDISHKHAREVAVSIKGLSIEKARDYLLAVINKKRAVAFRRYKNQVGHKADPGMMSGRYPQKTAKEFIKVLDNLESNAEYKGMDLDRLKIVNATVHKGVIVKRFIPRAMGRATPKNNVLTHVELVAQEI, translated from the coding sequence ATGGGTAGATTCAATTACGCTTTCCAAAATTATGATGCAACGAAACATGTACGTTCATCATTAAGAGAAAAAGACATCTCACACAAACATGCACGTGAAGTTGCAGTTTCTATCAAAGGATTGTCAATTGAGAAAGCAAGAGACTATCTTCTTGCAGTAATTAACAAAAAAAGAGCAGTTGCATTTAGAAGATACAAAAATCAAGTTGGGCATAAAGCAGATCCTGGTATGATGTCAGGTCGTTATCCACAAAAAACCGCAAAAGAGTTTATCAAAGTTTTAGATAATTTAGAATCAAATGCAGAATACAAAGGAATGGATTTAGATAGATTAAAAATAGTAAATGCTACTGTTCACAAAGGCGTAATTGTAAAAAGATTCATTCCAAGAGCTATGGGAAGAGCAACTCCCAAAAACAACGTATTAACTCACGTAGAATTGGTGGCACAGGAGATTTAG
- a CDS encoding multicopper oxidase domain-containing protein — MTKSRTSLMLIALSITLLGSISIGLIQESEAAKGQGVPLPQIGSNKVCGDRLCSESASNPVSQKERTVETTSEDVECKSNEGKTRTYYIAADEVEWNYAPLGINQMKGQEFNEDENVFVENSSDRIGSTYIKALYREYTDNTFSKLKPRASEWQHLGTLGPIIHAEVCDTIKVVFKNNSEKLDYSVHPHGVFYDKDSEGAEYNDETSASNKSDGIVAPGQTHIYKWTVPERAGPGPNDPSSIIWMYHSHVDSPMDTNSGLVGPMVVTSKGMADSNGRPIGVDREMVSLFTVSDENSSNYLCDNLEKFTEETCDNEELVGDDDFAESNLMHGINGYVYGNLPGQTVHKGEHVRWYLIGMGTEVDLHTPHWHGNTVLWNGMRVDVMELMPASLKTVDFIPDNVGTWMFHCHVNDHISAGMMSLFKVI; from the coding sequence ATGACTAAATCAAGAACATCTCTAATGCTAATTGCATTATCAATAACACTTCTCGGTTCCATCTCAATAGGGCTAATTCAAGAAAGTGAAGCAGCTAAAGGACAAGGGGTGCCATTACCTCAAATAGGCTCCAACAAAGTTTGTGGAGATAGACTCTGCTCCGAATCAGCTTCAAATCCTGTATCTCAAAAGGAACGCACAGTGGAAACAACTTCCGAAGATGTAGAGTGTAAAAGTAATGAGGGCAAAACACGAACCTATTACATTGCTGCAGACGAAGTAGAGTGGAATTATGCTCCATTGGGAATAAATCAGATGAAAGGACAAGAGTTTAATGAAGATGAAAATGTATTTGTTGAAAATTCTTCAGATAGAATTGGAAGTACCTACATCAAGGCATTATATCGTGAATACACAGATAATACGTTTTCAAAACTCAAACCAAGAGCTTCTGAATGGCAGCATCTTGGAACATTAGGACCAATAATACATGCCGAAGTATGCGACACAATCAAAGTTGTATTTAAAAATAATTCTGAGAAACTAGATTACTCAGTTCATCCACACGGAGTCTTTTATGATAAAGATTCAGAAGGTGCAGAATACAATGATGAAACATCTGCAAGTAACAAGTCTGATGGCATAGTTGCTCCAGGTCAAACTCACATCTACAAGTGGACAGTACCAGAACGTGCAGGTCCAGGACCAAATGATCCAAGTTCAATTATCTGGATGTATCATTCACATGTTGATTCTCCAATGGATACAAATTCAGGACTTGTTGGCCCAATGGTTGTAACATCTAAAGGAATGGCAGATTCTAATGGAAGACCAATTGGCGTAGACAGAGAAATGGTAAGTCTCTTTACAGTTTCTGATGAAAATTCTAGTAACTATCTCTGTGATAATCTAGAAAAATTCACTGAGGAAACTTGTGATAACGAAGAATTAGTTGGAGATGACGATTTTGCTGAAAGTAATCTCATGCATGGTATTAACGGATATGTCTATGGTAATTTACCAGGACAGACTGTTCATAAAGGCGAACATGTACGTTGGTATCTAATTGGTATGGGAACCGAAGTAGATCTGCACACACCACATTGGCATGGAAACACGGTCTTGTGGAATGGAATGAGAGTTGATGTAATGGAATTGATGCCAGCTAGTCTAAAAACAGTTGATTTTATTCCAGATAACGTTGGAACATGGATGTTCCACTGTCATGTCAATGATCATATCTCAGCAGGAATGATGTCACTATTCAAAGTGATATAA